Sequence from the Exiguobacterium aurantiacum genome:
GAGACGCTTGTCTCGAACGGGTGGCACATGCCATCGATAAGGCCGTCGGAACAGACGGGATGACGGCCCGGTACGGCGGTGAAGAGTTCGCGGTGCTGCTCAAGCCGCGTCATGCCCGGCAGCCGAAAGAAATCGCCGAGCGGATTCGTCAAGCGGTGCTCAAATTAAATATCCCGCACGAGGGTTACCATCCGCTTCGAAAAGTGAGTGTCAGTATCGGCGTCGCCGAGCACTTACCTGTAGCGGACGGTGTGAAAACCGACTTGGTCGAAGCGGCCGATCAGGCGCTCTATCAGGCAAAGCGGAGCGGGCGCAATCGCGTCTCGATTGGGAAAGCCGTTTGAATCGATGAACGCAAAAAGACGACCATTCCGATGGATACGGGATGGTCGTCTTTTGCATGCTTATTCTGTGATCAAGCCTTCCTCGATGAGGAAGTCGCGGGCAACTTTCTCTGGACGTTGTTTTTCGACATCAGCAAGGTAGTTGAGTTCTTGCATCGTCTCGTCCGTGATTTTCCCGCTCAGCAGGTTCAATACGTCCGCGAGCTCAGGATGCTCGGCGAGCGTCTCTTCGCTGACGATTGGGACCGCATAGTACGGTGGGAAGAACTGTTTGTCGTCCTCGAGGACGGTCAAATCGAATCGTTTGAGCAAGCCGTCGGTCGAGAAGCTGTCGATGGCGTTACTTTCGTTATTCATGAGCGCTGTATAGCGCAGTCCGCCGTCGACCGGTTTCACGTCTTGGAAGTTGAACGGGTACGCCTCTTTCAAGCCGAGGTATCCGTCTTCCCGGTTCGAGAACTCGATCGTCGGTCCGAAGACGAGCTCGTCACTCACTGAAGCGAGGTCCGAGACGGTCTTCAGATCGTATGTGTCGACGTCTTCTTGTTTGACGGCGATGGCGTACGTGTTGTTGAAGCCGATCGGGTCGAGCGTGCGGATATCAAAGCGCTCGTTCACTTGTTTCACGACTTTGTCGTAGACGACGTCCGGGTCGTTCTCGACTTCTTGCTTCAACACGTCGACGAACAGCGTGCCCGTATATTCGACGTACGTATCGATCTCACCGGTCCGCAGGGCGCTGAAGGCGACCTGGGTCCCACCGAGGTTCAATTGACGTTTCACGTCGAGGTCCGTCTTGGCTTCGATCAAGTCGGCGACCATGTTCCCGAGAATCAATTGCTCGGTGAAGTTTTTTGAACCGACGACGATTGTATCGTCTTCACGGGTGAAAGCGTAAATCGAACCGGCGAGAAGCAGCGTGAACGCCGTCGCAATCACGATGAGTGGCTTCGTCACTTTCTTCGCCGAGCGGCGATGCGTCTTCTTCTTCATCCGGCCATCCGCGAGGACGATGCCGTTCGGGGCGACCTTGTACTCGATGCGGCTGACGATGAAGTCAATCAACAAGGCGAGTAATCCGGCCGGGATGGCGCCGGCGAGAATTTGGTTGTTATCGACGGTCTGGATTCCGGCGAAGACGAGGTAACCGAGGCCACCGGCTCCGACGAACGCGGAAATCGTCATGAGACCGACGGCTGTGACCGCCGAGATGCGAATCCCGGCCATGATGATTGGGAGCGCGAGCGGCAGTTGAATCTTACTTAAAATCTGGCGATCGGTAAGCCCGATCCCTTTAGCCGACTCGAGCGTGTCACCTGGAATGCTCGACAGTCCCGTATACGTGTTCTTCACAATCGGGAGGAGCGAATATAACACGACCATGATGATGGCCGGCGTCGATCCGATACCGATGAATGGGATGAGGAAACCGAGGAGCGCTAAACTCGGTACGGCTTGGACGACGCTCGTCAGACCGAGAATTGGCTTAGCGAGACGCGGAATCCGTAAAATGAGAATCCCGAGCGGTACCCCTAAAAGGACCGCGAGCGAGACGGCGAACACCGTCAGTTGTAAGTGTTCGAGCAAGAGCGTCCCGATTTGATTGGTATTGCTCGTGAAGTAATTGAAAAACGATTGAATGGCGTTCATATAGTTTCCTCCTCTTGCATGAATTGCTCACTGAGGACGGAAAGCAAACTGCTACGTGTAATCAAACCGTGAAGTATCGAACCGTCGACGACCGGGAGATACCCTTGGTCGCTCGTGTTCATGACGTCTAAAATGTCGAGGAGCGAGTCCTCGATCGAGACGAAGGCGTAGTTCGTGTTCATGACTTCCTCGAGCCGCTTCGTCTTGTCTTGGATGCCGTGGACATCTTTCAATTTGATGAGTCCTTGCAAGGTGCGGTCGCGGTCCGTGATCAACAGGCTGTCGACCTTGCGTGAACGCATGATCTCGATCGCTTGAAGCACCGTCCGTTTCCCGCTAATCGATACCGGGTCGGTAATCATGATATCTTTCGCCTTGATGTATTCAGGACTGTTCCAAATTCGATTCTTCCCGATGAACGATTCGACGTATTCGTCTTTCGGATTCCGGAGGATTTGTTCCGGCGTATCGAACTGGACGATTTCCCCGTCGCGCATGATACAAATGCGATCGGCCAGCTTGATCGCCTCATCCATATCATGGGTGACGAATACAATCGTCTTTTTCACTTCTTCTTGCAGGTTGAACAGCTCTTCTTGCAGGTCGTTCCGGGTCACCGGGTCGAGGGCGCTGAACGGTTCATCCATTAAAATGACTTCTGGGTCGTTCATGAGGGCCCGGGCGAAGCCGATGCGTTGTTGTTGGCCACCGCTCAATTCGCTCGGATAGCGGTCGATGAACTGGTCCGGATCGAGGCCGACCATGCGGAGGAGGTGTTCGGTGCGCGCATCCATGTCTTGTTCGGCATGGCCTTCGAGCCCGGCGATCAATTGGATATTCTCGCGAATCGTCATATGCGGGAAGAGGCCGGTCTGTTGAATGACGTAACCCATCTGGCGCCGTAGTTCAATCGGATCCATCTTCCGTGTATCCTGTCCATTGACGATAATTGTCCCTTCCGTCGGCTCAATCAAGCGGTTGATCATTTTGAGCGATGTCGTCTTCCCGCAGCCGGATGGGCCGATAAAGACGACGAGTTCACCTTTGTTGATGGTGAGGTTCATCTCTTTCAAGACGGTCGTATTCTTAAATGTTTTTTGTACTTGTTTAAACTCAATCATGCAGTCACCCTTTTCGATAATTATTTTCACATAACCTTAATATTCCCTTGTTATGAAAATGTAAACATCTTTTTTTCAAAATCAGGTTTGAAGACATTGAAAAACGGGATAAGGTAAGGTTGTAGTTCACAAATAAACTGTATGGAGAAAGGAGCGACACCCACAGGCGTCGCTCCTTTCTCCATACTTGAATGATGGTTATTTGCGTTTGATGATGTTACGTGAAATTAGCTTCTCGAGTTCGATGATGAAGAACACGGCAATACCGAATACGAATGGAATCAACCAATCAGTTGCCGCAATAGACGTCGTTCCGAATGCAGTGTTCATGAACGGTACATACGTGATGAACAGTTGCAACGCGATAAGTGCTCCGGACACATA
This genomic interval carries:
- a CDS encoding ABC transporter ATP-binding protein → MIEFKQVQKTFKNTTVLKEMNLTINKGELVVFIGPSGCGKTTSLKMINRLIEPTEGTIIVNGQDTRKMDPIELRRQMGYVIQQTGLFPHMTIRENIQLIAGLEGHAEQDMDARTEHLLRMVGLDPDQFIDRYPSELSGGQQQRIGFARALMNDPEVILMDEPFSALDPVTRNDLQEELFNLQEEVKKTIVFVTHDMDEAIKLADRICIMRDGEIVQFDTPEQILRNPKDEYVESFIGKNRIWNSPEYIKAKDIMITDPVSISGKRTVLQAIEIMRSRKVDSLLITDRDRTLQGLIKLKDVHGIQDKTKRLEEVMNTNYAFVSIEDSLLDILDVMNTSDQGYLPVVDGSILHGLITRSSLLSVLSEQFMQEEETI
- a CDS encoding ABC transporter permease/substrate-binding protein, which codes for MNAIQSFFNYFTSNTNQIGTLLLEHLQLTVFAVSLAVLLGVPLGILILRIPRLAKPILGLTSVVQAVPSLALLGFLIPFIGIGSTPAIIMVVLYSLLPIVKNTYTGLSSIPGDTLESAKGIGLTDRQILSKIQLPLALPIIMAGIRISAVTAVGLMTISAFVGAGGLGYLVFAGIQTVDNNQILAGAIPAGLLALLIDFIVSRIEYKVAPNGIVLADGRMKKKTHRRSAKKVTKPLIVIATAFTLLLAGSIYAFTREDDTIVVGSKNFTEQLILGNMVADLIEAKTDLDVKRQLNLGGTQVAFSALRTGEIDTYVEYTGTLFVDVLKQEVENDPDVVYDKVVKQVNERFDIRTLDPIGFNNTYAIAVKQEDVDTYDLKTVSDLASVSDELVFGPTIEFSNREDGYLGLKEAYPFNFQDVKPVDGGLRYTALMNNESNAIDSFSTDGLLKRFDLTVLEDDKQFFPPYYAVPIVSEETLAEHPELADVLNLLSGKITDETMQELNYLADVEKQRPEKVARDFLIEEGLITE